The following coding sequences lie in one Ignavibacteria bacterium genomic window:
- a CDS encoding glycosyltransferase family 2 protein, translating into MEYLVMLVNYNNWQDTVECVKSLEEAGIDSRNILVVENSSTDDSYVCLKEQLGTVTLMKTDKNLGFSGGNNFGINYALKFGPHYIILLNNDTLVNKDSIRILIDEMNNHPEASLGTGQIRYYPEKEKIWYAGGTLNKWRGLAVHLHENEYADNLPASNEPSFVSFISGCYLCIRTSMMDKTGFLNEKFFLYHEDIEFSARAVRNGLKLLYVPLSVIYHKCRGERKLREKTLYYAVRNRNLLIDMCFPFIAKIYFFFVIRTKMLIWFFRDKKLFRAAQAGLQDYKNDSFGQVRI; encoded by the coding sequence ATGGAATACTTGGTAATGCTGGTCAATTACAACAACTGGCAGGATACTGTAGAATGTGTTAAATCGCTTGAAGAGGCTGGAATTGACAGCCGTAACATCCTGGTGGTTGAAAATTCTTCTACAGATGACTCATATGTCTGCCTGAAGGAGCAACTTGGCACAGTTACACTCATGAAAACTGACAAGAACCTCGGTTTTTCAGGCGGAAATAATTTCGGGATTAATTACGCACTGAAGTTTGGCCCTCATTATATCATTCTGCTTAATAATGATACACTGGTAAATAAAGATTCTATTCGTATTCTTATTGATGAAATGAATAATCACCCCGAAGCTTCCCTGGGTACGGGCCAGATACGCTACTACCCCGAAAAGGAGAAAATTTGGTATGCGGGAGGCACATTGAACAAGTGGCGAGGCCTAGCTGTCCACCTCCATGAAAATGAATATGCAGATAATCTGCCCGCTTCAAATGAGCCCTCCTTTGTATCATTTATCAGCGGCTGCTACTTGTGCATCAGGACATCTATGATGGATAAAACCGGTTTTCTGAATGAAAAGTTCTTCCTTTACCACGAGGATATTGAGTTCAGCGCTCGCGCGGTCAGAAACGGACTGAAGCTTCTCTACGTCCCGCTCTCAGTTATCTACCATAAATGCAGAGGTGAAAGAAAACTCAGGGAAAAGACTCTTTATTATGCCGTAAGAAACAGGAATCTGCTCATTGATATGTGCTTCCCGTTTATTGCGAAGATCTATTTCTTTTTTGTTATCAGAACAAAAATGCTTATTTGGTTTTTCAGGGATAAAAAACTCTTCCGCGCTGCACAGGCAGGCCTCCAGGATTACAAAAATGATTCGTTCGGACAGGTGAGGATTTAA
- a CDS encoding acetyl-CoA carboxylase carboxyltransferase subunit beta: MTWFKRSKENIAPDSTKLELPDGLWEKCPGCGEIIHKKQLEMNYWTCTKCEHHFRIGSSEYISILFDKNSVKEYDKKMRSADPLGFTDSKKYPDRINETMKKTGLTDAVRTGIGKIDGREVSFACMDFSFIGGSMGSVVGEKISRAIDRAYKNRIPMIVVSASGGARMMEGAYSLMQMAKTSSRLARLADARIPYISVLTDPTTGGITASYAMLGDVNIAEPRALIGFAGPRVIKQTIGRDLPEGFQTSEFLLENGFVDLIVHRKDMKTKLASLIDFF; the protein is encoded by the coding sequence ATGACATGGTTTAAGAGATCTAAAGAAAACATTGCGCCCGACAGTACGAAACTTGAACTGCCCGACGGCTTGTGGGAAAAGTGCCCGGGCTGCGGTGAAATAATCCATAAAAAGCAGCTGGAGATGAACTACTGGACTTGCACAAAGTGCGAGCACCATTTCAGAATCGGCAGCAGTGAATATATTTCCATACTCTTCGACAAGAACAGTGTTAAGGAATATGATAAAAAAATGCGTTCGGCCGACCCCCTCGGCTTTACAGACAGTAAAAAGTACCCCGATAGAATAAATGAAACTATGAAGAAAACCGGACTTACTGACGCTGTAAGAACCGGCATCGGCAAAATTGATGGACGGGAAGTATCGTTCGCATGCATGGATTTTTCATTTATCGGCGGCAGCATGGGTTCTGTAGTGGGTGAAAAGATCTCCCGCGCAATAGACCGCGCCTACAAGAACAGGATCCCGATGATTGTTGTTTCTGCTAGCGGTGGGGCCCGTATGATGGAAGGTGCCTATTCGCTGATGCAGATGGCAAAGACCAGTTCACGCCTCGCACGCCTTGCGGATGCCAGGATTCCGTATATTTCGGTTCTAACCGATCCTACAACAGGTGGTATCACTGCAAGTTATGCCATGCTGGGAGATGTAAATATTGCAGAGCCCAGGGCTCTTATAGGGTTTGCCGGGCCCCGCGTAATAAAACAGACTATTGGCAGGGACCTTCCTGAAGGCTTCCAGACCTCTGAATTCCTTCTTGAGAACGGGTTCGTGGATCTGATTGTCCACAGGAAAGATATGAAGACGAAACTTGCCAGTCTGATAGACTTTTTTTAA
- a CDS encoding acyltransferase → MLIKLKPIYDYVKKNNPALGSFIHNVYYNRTIIRKVKGQRNIIHYKGSNLNKVTFDVIGNNNSITIEKKCALYGVSFYIRGDDHSIRIGQDCQFNRGSNIWLEDKACMLEIGEGSTFENVHIALTEPGSKVVIGSDCMFANDIDLRTGDSHSIIDVKSGKRINYAKDIEIGNHVWVAAHCAILKGVSIKENCVIATHSVLTKSIDEKGVIAGGNPAGILKKDITWSRERIYEKNNKSLQI, encoded by the coding sequence ATGTTAATAAAATTGAAACCTATATATGATTATGTAAAGAAAAATAATCCCGCCCTGGGAAGCTTTATCCATAATGTTTATTATAATAGAACCATTATCAGAAAAGTCAAAGGCCAGCGGAACATAATCCATTATAAAGGATCAAACCTGAATAAAGTGACATTTGATGTTATTGGAAATAATAACTCTATAACCATTGAAAAGAAGTGTGCGCTTTATGGTGTGAGTTTTTACATTAGGGGAGATGATCATAGTATCCGGATTGGACAGGATTGCCAGTTTAACAGGGGAAGTAACATCTGGCTTGAGGATAAGGCATGCATGCTGGAAATAGGTGAAGGCTCTACATTTGAAAATGTGCATATTGCACTTACTGAGCCGGGATCAAAAGTAGTAATTGGAAGTGATTGTATGTTTGCAAATGATATTGATCTTAGGACAGGCGACTCCCATTCAATAATTGACGTGAAATCTGGCAAAAGAATTAACTATGCAAAAGATATTGAAATTGGGAACCATGTATGGGTCGCCGCCCATTGTGCTATCTTAAAAGGAGTCTCAATAAAAGAGAATTGTGTAATTGCTACTCACTCAGTTCTGACAAAAAGTATTGATGAAAAGGGAGTAATAGCTGGCGGAAATCCGGCCGGAATTCTAAAAAAGGATATTACCTGGTCCAGAGAAAGAATATACGAGAAAAACAATAAAAGTCTTCAAATATAG
- a CDS encoding oligosaccharide flippase family protein, translated as MKKNSDKRNSVWLAIQYMVSILFSFIIVKLNVTHYGNELYGMWIIFASLWGIGNVVDLGFGTAIVRYVAEAKKNDDQNRINSLVSTGFVVFNFVGIFLVLLGFILGYSIYFSNNTVVPLKYHHLANAVFITLGVNFFFQYLSFFFKAILEGLNKFVLSSKIILSSNIFMMCLIMCVTYLKMSIVYLSSAYALASISLVFSNYLVIRIKHPEIKIFSRVDLKQFKGIFKFSVSMQLSSLIYAFIDPTVKYIIVNFSSLSIVPFYEIANKFAVSISGLFFAAFRNLLPKASVLKSTEDYKLFFEGEGKKITTLGVTFSGIMFGVFVFLSTTVIKLWFGYSEVILIFLILSMPQTINNFGYTIYTFLIGIGKPALLALSQLLNLVVVSISLILGFLIFKNTLGLLGYFVSVISANILMVYFVKRETKFNIKDFLKSVSFYKLIILNILLLLGTIILNFSSINMHLVLGFISLLCAVIFINDIKAYSKSILGIVRQFA; from the coding sequence ATGAAGAAGAACAGCGACAAGAGGAATTCAGTCTGGCTGGCTATACAGTATATGGTCTCAATTTTATTCTCATTTATCATAGTGAAATTAAATGTGACGCACTATGGTAATGAATTATACGGGATGTGGATAATATTTGCCTCCTTGTGGGGCATAGGTAATGTTGTTGATCTTGGCTTTGGCACAGCAATAGTAAGGTATGTTGCTGAAGCTAAAAAAAATGATGACCAAAATAGGATCAATTCCCTTGTCTCAACAGGATTTGTAGTATTTAACTTTGTCGGAATTTTTCTTGTCCTTTTGGGATTTATTTTGGGGTATAGTATTTATTTCAGCAACAATACTGTCGTTCCTTTAAAATACCATCATCTTGCAAATGCTGTTTTTATTACTTTAGGCGTAAACTTCTTCTTTCAGTATCTTTCATTTTTCTTTAAAGCTATTCTGGAAGGACTGAATAAATTCGTTTTATCAAGTAAAATTATTCTATCAAGCAATATTTTTATGATGTGTCTGATTATGTGCGTAACATATCTGAAAATGTCTATTGTTTATCTCTCTTCAGCTTATGCCTTAGCTTCCATAAGCCTGGTTTTTTCAAATTATCTGGTAATAAGAATTAAACATCCTGAGATTAAAATATTCTCAAGAGTAGATTTAAAACAGTTTAAGGGGATTTTTAAGTTCAGTGTTTCCATGCAGCTCTCATCTTTAATATATGCTTTTATTGATCCTACGGTAAAATACATCATTGTCAATTTTTCTTCATTAAGTATAGTCCCATTTTATGAAATTGCAAATAAGTTTGCCGTATCGATCTCCGGTTTGTTCTTTGCTGCTTTCAGAAACCTTCTACCAAAGGCAAGTGTGCTGAAGTCAACTGAAGATTATAAATTATTTTTCGAGGGAGAAGGTAAAAAAATTACTACTCTTGGAGTCACTTTCTCGGGAATTATGTTTGGAGTGTTTGTATTCCTTTCGACAACAGTCATAAAATTATGGTTCGGGTACTCTGAAGTAATTCTTATATTCCTTATACTATCAATGCCTCAAACAATTAATAATTTCGGCTATACCATATATACATTTTTAATAGGAATTGGTAAACCGGCATTACTGGCTCTCTCTCAGCTCCTTAATCTGGTAGTTGTTTCCATAAGCCTTATCCTTGGCTTCCTAATTTTCAAGAATACACTCGGCCTTTTGGGATATTTTGTTTCAGTAATTTCAGCAAATATCCTTATGGTTTATTTTGTTAAAAGAGAGACCAAGTTTAACATTAAAGACTTCTTAAAATCGGTTTCTTTTTACAAATTGATAATACTGAATATATTGCTGCTTTTGGGTACTATTATATTAAATTTCAGCAGCATAAATATGCATCTGGTTTTGGGTTTTATTAGTTTACTGTGTGCGGTCATTTTTATTAATGACATAAAAGCATACTCGAAATCAATTCTGGGTATCGTCAGACAGTTTGCCTGA
- the tsaB gene encoding tRNA (adenosine(37)-N6)-threonylcarbamoyltransferase complex dimerization subunit type 1 TsaB codes for MMKISENKPILSVETSGELCSAAVYFNDSKYTEINLMLKHVHSEKLLDVVDDVLKSAGVLLKEVQAVAVSSGPGSFTGLRIGMSAVKGLAIGGGLPIISVPTFEALAFQASAYLPEGSKFIVANKVNIEELYYAKFLSTKDGYQFIEPLQVIYKGDLDEKLSDGSVAFGNAVKNADKMPVSSPSASLIAKWAYLFGKDLLTYDFDFLEPAYLKNFIIR; via the coding sequence ATGATGAAAATATCTGAAAATAAACCGATCCTTTCCGTTGAAACTTCAGGCGAGCTTTGCTCGGCCGCTGTGTATTTTAATGACAGCAAATACACTGAAATTAATTTAATGTTAAAACATGTTCATTCCGAAAAACTTCTTGATGTTGTTGATGATGTCTTAAAATCAGCTGGCGTTCTTCTTAAGGAAGTCCAGGCCGTTGCTGTCTCTTCAGGTCCCGGCTCTTTTACCGGCCTTAGGATCGGTATGTCAGCCGTTAAGGGGCTGGCAATCGGAGGCGGTCTGCCAATAATCTCAGTCCCGACATTTGAGGCACTTGCTTTTCAGGCTTCAGCCTATCTGCCCGAAGGGTCCAAATTCATTGTGGCAAATAAGGTTAATATTGAAGAACTCTACTATGCCAAATTCCTCTCCACAAAGGATGGCTATCAGTTTATTGAACCCCTGCAGGTGATCTATAAAGGGGACCTGGATGAAAAGCTAAGTGACGGCTCTGTAGCTTTTGGAAATGCAGTAAAAAATGCCGATAAAATGCCTGTCAGCTCCCCTTCAGCCTCATTAATTGCAAAATGGGCTTATTTATTTGGAAAAGATTTGTTAACTTACGACTTTGATTTTCTGGAACCCGCATATCTAAAAAACTTTATTATCAGGTGA
- a CDS encoding O-antigen ligase family protein has translation MQIQLENNAGDVSLKNNKLLFSLALVLVLPTIGIFSLFGTNYLNIILVCASPIVVILAFNLSLAYSFFIISLFTFIYISYASLGEVFSVFVIIAFLISYKFEWEVLKNPLHKAFFVFIALILPSFINSFMLVTPVFVSLRLVLFLFIFTLTPVFITSYKQIEKYLSIFLFFSVLNGLHIIYLAFATGMRVFGFAGLMYVDYVGIALVISLMRLIYGEKRLLYSFTTLVLLIALIYTQTRNSWISSGLSILLIVIQYVRKGSGLGFKKRNIILAVSFAAIMLVVTFFVANSINSNAFARLSNSGPKTSEEIADNLQKIGSVASRVFIWKTAWNAFMAHPFVGIGLYSFPIASEKYYTIDPFIYELFVHFRSPHLTLLAVLTESGIIGMIGFFIFMTTIVRYFRSNISKSRTYEEIFYSNTMWWLIVYIIISMLMTDAWLWGQLMMLWSIILGFSLANGRILECNHRLSSAEMT, from the coding sequence TTGCAAATTCAATTAGAAAATAATGCGGGAGATGTTTCGCTTAAGAATAATAAATTGTTGTTTTCTTTGGCTTTAGTTCTGGTGCTTCCAACAATTGGTATATTCAGTCTGTTTGGAACTAATTACCTGAACATTATTCTTGTGTGTGCTTCTCCTATTGTTGTTATCCTGGCTTTCAATCTAAGCTTGGCTTATTCATTTTTCATAATTTCGCTTTTCACCTTTATCTACATAAGTTATGCATCTCTAGGCGAGGTGTTTTCGGTTTTTGTCATTATTGCTTTTCTGATTTCCTATAAATTTGAATGGGAGGTGCTGAAGAATCCTTTACACAAAGCATTCTTTGTTTTTATTGCTTTGATCCTCCCATCATTCATTAATTCATTTATGCTGGTTACGCCTGTTTTCGTGTCATTAAGGCTTGTTCTATTTTTGTTTATATTCACTCTGACACCTGTTTTTATTACCAGTTATAAGCAGATTGAAAAATATTTAAGCATATTTCTGTTCTTTTCGGTATTAAACGGTTTGCATATTATATATCTTGCATTTGCTACAGGTATGAGGGTATTTGGTTTTGCGGGATTAATGTATGTGGATTATGTCGGTATTGCTCTGGTAATTTCCTTAATGAGATTGATATATGGCGAGAAAAGATTGTTATATTCATTTACAACGTTAGTCTTGCTGATAGCTTTGATATATACGCAGACGAGAAATTCATGGATTTCATCAGGGTTATCTATTCTGTTAATCGTCATTCAGTATGTGCGTAAAGGCTCCGGTCTGGGTTTTAAGAAAAGAAATATAATACTGGCTGTTTCTTTTGCCGCCATTATGCTGGTTGTCACTTTTTTTGTTGCAAACAGCATCAACTCGAATGCATTTGCCAGACTATCAAATTCAGGACCAAAGACCAGTGAGGAAATTGCAGACAATCTGCAAAAGATTGGCTCCGTTGCCAGCAGAGTATTTATCTGGAAAACAGCCTGGAATGCATTTATGGCGCATCCTTTTGTTGGTATTGGACTCTATTCTTTCCCAATTGCATCGGAAAAGTATTACACGATTGACCCTTTTATTTACGAACTGTTCGTGCATTTCCGATCCCCTCATCTTACCCTGCTTGCCGTCCTAACTGAATCCGGCATAATAGGTATGATAGGCTTTTTCATATTTATGACGACTATTGTGAGATATTTTAGGTCAAATATTAGCAAAAGCCGAACATATGAGGAAATCTTTTATTCAAATACTATGTGGTGGCTGATTGTATATATAATTATTTCAATGCTGATGACTGACGCTTGGTTGTGGGGCCAACTGATGATGCTCTGGTCAATTATTCTTGGGTTCTCACTGGCAAATGGGAGAATTCTGGAATGTAATCATAGATTGTCTTCCGCCGAAATGACTTAA
- a CDS encoding pantoate--beta-alanine ligase, whose protein sequence is MKVISTVREMQDFSLQMRKEGKKIGFVPTMGFLHEGHLSLVRKARQACEVVVVSIFVNPTQFAPNEDFTKYPRDEEKDKKLLLNEGVDCVFIPSAEEIYPKGFQTYVEVTGVTKGLEGQSRPAHFKGVTTVVSILFNSVMPHVAVFGQKDAQQASVIMRMVEDLKMNIRIIVSPIVREKDGLALSSRNIYLSDKERKDALVLSSSLRFAGEMVSAGERNSEKIIQQMNLRFAEVDSASLDYIKIVDSKSFEEVSSLASGGVYYILIACRIGKTRLIDNLLVDVPFQEFTAP, encoded by the coding sequence ATTAAAGTTATAAGTACCGTTAGAGAAATGCAGGATTTTTCCCTTCAAATGAGAAAAGAAGGGAAAAAAATAGGTTTTGTGCCTACAATGGGTTTCCTGCATGAAGGCCACCTGTCGCTTGTAAGAAAAGCCCGGCAGGCCTGTGAGGTTGTTGTTGTCTCTATTTTTGTTAATCCTACACAATTTGCCCCGAATGAGGACTTTACAAAGTATCCAAGGGACGAAGAAAAAGACAAAAAACTCCTCCTGAATGAAGGAGTTGATTGCGTATTCATCCCTTCTGCTGAAGAGATCTATCCCAAAGGCTTTCAGACTTACGTTGAAGTAACAGGCGTAACAAAAGGACTGGAAGGACAGTCGCGCCCGGCCCACTTTAAGGGGGTTACCACCGTCGTATCAATACTTTTTAACTCTGTTATGCCCCATGTAGCTGTTTTCGGGCAGAAAGACGCCCAGCAGGCCTCGGTTATTATGCGCATGGTTGAAGACCTCAAAATGAATATCCGGATCATTGTTTCTCCCATCGTGCGCGAAAAAGACGGACTGGCCTTAAGCTCAAGAAATATTTACCTTTCGGACAAAGAAAGAAAAGATGCCCTCGTCTTAAGCAGTTCTTTAAGATTTGCCGGTGAAATGGTTTCTGCAGGTGAAAGGAATTCAGAGAAAATCATTCAGCAGATGAATCTTAGGTTTGCTGAAGTGGATTCTGCAAGCCTGGATTACATAAAAATTGTTGATTCTAAAAGCTTTGAAGAAGTAAGTTCACTTGCCTCAGGCGGCGTGTACTATATCTTAATTGCATGCAGGATAGGGAAGACAAGGCTAATTGATAACCTGCTGGTGGATGTGCCTTTTCAGGAATTTACCGCTCCTTAA
- a CDS encoding glycosyltransferase subfamily GT2 protein — protein MKTKLGIGVITCNRQNFFSECIASIPEADTLVVVNDGKAYDSSAYPEKITEIIQHKHNKGVGISKNDALKFLIKNGCTHLFLCEDDIRIKNPEVFNEYIRASEKTGLYHLNYGYHGPINKDSDGKPNPRKIIEYNDGIQIALNRYIIGAFSYYRDKVINEVGYIDTVFKNAWEHVDHTYLIIKKGYHPPFWWFPDLASSDSYIEDLDPSLKSSVIRKRYWPFRIRIKAYSYYYIWKHGFVPGDTPDSSEEDVMDVLQKIRTSYGR, from the coding sequence ATGAAAACAAAATTAGGAATTGGTGTTATTACCTGTAACCGTCAGAATTTCTTCTCTGAGTGTATTGCCTCTATTCCCGAGGCAGATACTCTGGTCGTTGTCAATGACGGTAAAGCATACGACAGTTCGGCTTATCCTGAAAAGATTACAGAGATCATACAGCATAAACACAACAAGGGCGTTGGTATTTCGAAAAATGATGCATTAAAGTTTTTAATTAAAAATGGATGCACGCATTTATTTTTATGTGAAGATGATATAAGGATTAAAAATCCTGAAGTATTTAATGAATATATAAGAGCTTCTGAAAAAACAGGACTATATCATCTCAACTATGGATATCATGGACCTATAAATAAAGATTCGGATGGAAAACCGAATCCCCGAAAAATTATTGAGTACAATGATGGAATTCAAATAGCTCTTAACAGATACATTATAGGCGCATTTTCATATTATAGGGATAAGGTCATAAACGAGGTGGGCTATATAGATACGGTTTTCAAGAATGCTTGGGAGCACGTTGATCACACCTATCTTATAATTAAAAAGGGATATCATCCGCCCTTCTGGTGGTTTCCTGATCTCGCCTCAAGTGACTCGTATATTGAAGATCTGGATCCAAGTCTGAAAAGCAGTGTGATAAGAAAAAGATACTGGCCTTTTAGAATTAGAATTAAGGCATATTCCTATTACTATATCTGGAAACACGGCTTTGTCCCTGGCGATACTCCTGATTCTTCCGAGGAAGATGTGATGGATGTGCTTCAAAAGATCAGAACATCATACGGCAGATAA
- a CDS encoding DUF1573 domain-containing protein gives MKTILTVLLLFAGVSFAQVVGAKLVVQNPVFSFGDIKQNVFVEHDFVISNTGGDSLVIMDVRASCGCTAAQPEKNILKPGESAKINVKFNTIGRQGKQQKYVYIISNDKENPEYRLSFTANVVPDTTQNGPVLQLSEAKHDFGVMEEGKIAGWKLSFKNAGTSDLEIKDIKTSCGCTAASVSGRHLTPGQEGSLLIEFDSANKSGKLSRTVTLYTNDYKQPEQTIVIFAEVKNGK, from the coding sequence ATGAAAACAATTTTAACCGTGCTTTTGCTGTTTGCTGGCGTAAGCTTTGCTCAGGTGGTGGGAGCAAAATTGGTGGTTCAGAACCCGGTCTTTAGTTTTGGGGATATAAAACAGAATGTATTTGTGGAGCATGATTTTGTAATTTCCAACACCGGCGGCGATTCCCTGGTGATAATGGATGTCAGAGCATCCTGCGGATGCACTGCTGCACAGCCCGAAAAAAACATTCTGAAACCGGGCGAATCGGCCAAAATTAATGTGAAATTTAATACTATCGGCCGCCAGGGTAAACAGCAGAAATACGTTTATATTATCTCAAACGACAAGGAAAATCCCGAATACAGGCTCTCCTTTACTGCCAATGTGGTCCCGGATACAACTCAAAACGGCCCCGTACTCCAGCTCTCAGAGGCAAAGCACGATTTCGGAGTAATGGAAGAGGGGAAAATTGCCGGCTGGAAATTAAGTTTTAAGAATGCCGGAACAAGTGACCTTGAAATTAAAGATATTAAGACTTCATGCGGATGCACTGCTGCTTCGGTCTCAGGCAGACACCTGACGCCTGGACAGGAGGGAAGCCTCCTTATTGAATTTGATTCTGCAAATAAATCGGGAAAGTTAAGCCGGACAGTTACTCTTTACACAAATGATTATAAACAGCCCGAACAGACAATTGTGATTTTCGCAGAAGTAAAGAATGGAAAGTAA
- a CDS encoding glycosyltransferase family 2 protein — MTPTLSIIIVNYNSRSVLLDCLDSLLESRYCFPYEVFVVDNASSENINDLEEKYNQFRFIFNKNNLGFAAANNIGIKLAKGEFILLLNPDTIVNKDSFQPMINYLRNNPETGIVGCKIFNAEGGIERSTHSFPSLMKEFVHANEFLKALMSYDSFFGNLLKKKSRMKAFDSYWDHDSEREVDHVTGACMMVRREAIEKAGLLDEAFFLYNEEVEWSLRIKKAGFKSIFLPDSTIIHLFGHSTGQRVQKQKVNRLLVERYRGMLYFFGKHFGFLKQMLLRAIVFEGFALRLLFNYIKTLRPSLKNRTSVLEENKYYKQIIKLAFMRCYDWRKTE, encoded by the coding sequence ATGACACCTACACTCTCAATAATAATAGTCAACTACAATTCCAGAAGCGTGCTGCTGGACTGCCTGGATTCCCTGCTCGAAAGCCGGTACTGTTTTCCTTACGAGGTATTTGTCGTAGACAATGCCTCCTCGGAAAATATAAACGATCTTGAGGAAAAATATAACCAATTCAGATTCATTTTTAACAAAAACAATCTCGGCTTTGCGGCTGCTAATAATATTGGCATTAAACTGGCAAAGGGGGAGTTCATACTGCTCCTGAACCCCGATACCATCGTCAATAAGGATTCTTTTCAGCCTATGATTAACTACCTCAGGAACAATCCTGAAACCGGTATTGTGGGCTGCAAAATCTTTAACGCCGAAGGGGGTATTGAACGTTCAACACACTCTTTCCCGTCTTTAATGAAAGAGTTCGTCCATGCAAACGAGTTTCTTAAAGCCTTGATGAGCTACGACAGCTTTTTCGGTAATCTGTTAAAAAAGAAATCCCGGATGAAAGCATTCGACAGCTACTGGGATCACGACTCCGAAAGGGAAGTGGACCACGTTACAGGCGCCTGCATGATGGTAAGGCGTGAGGCTATTGAAAAAGCCGGGCTTCTCGATGAGGCTTTCTTCCTTTATAACGAGGAGGTTGAGTGGAGCCTCAGAATCAAAAAAGCGGGCTTTAAGTCTATTTTTCTGCCCGATTCCACCATTATTCACCTCTTCGGCCATTCAACCGGCCAGAGGGTACAAAAGCAGAAGGTTAATCGTTTACTTGTTGAAAGATACCGCGGAATGCTATATTTTTTCGGCAAGCATTTTGGCTTTTTGAAACAGATGCTCCTTAGAGCCATAGTATTCGAGGGATTTGCTTTGCGTTTGTTATTCAATTATATTAAGACATTACGTCCCTCATTGAAGAACAGAACTTCGGTTTTGGAAGAAAATAAATATTATAAACAAATCATAAAATTGGCGTTTATGCGCTGTTATGACTGGAGGAAGACTGAATGA
- a CDS encoding glycosyltransferase, with protein MDNGSYLVSAIVSTYNSEKFIRGKIEDLLEQTLQDRLEIIIVNSGSKQNEHSIISEYLDKHKNIKYINTSERESIYKAWNRGIKASTGKFIANSNTDDRLRNDAYEVLANVLADNPSVALVYADQYITNVPNQKFKDVQSKEINVAPEFNRIHQFERCIVGSQPMWRASLHFDDGIWFNEKYEVCGDHEFELNISQKYELLHHNEILGTFYKCPEKKNKEYENPKRTMDEVYEITLNYMKKYIRTLDNSELDKLISYVKKWIESPVYFSGIFRKILYRVKSNYMPSLEFIYILAALLATEHSGDLNRAKSYCEKFLRVRKSPRILHLYSSLQITKSPVIK; from the coding sequence ATGGATAATGGTTCTTATTTAGTTTCTGCTATTGTTTCAACTTATAATTCTGAAAAATTTATTCGCGGTAAGATCGAAGATCTTCTTGAACAGACGCTTCAGGATAGGCTGGAAATTATTATCGTTAATAGCGGTTCAAAGCAGAATGAACATTCAATTATCAGTGAATATCTTGATAAGCATAAGAATATTAAATACATAAATACCTCGGAAAGGGAATCTATCTATAAGGCGTGGAACAGGGGAATCAAAGCCTCTACTGGTAAATTTATTGCCAATTCAAATACAGATGACAGATTAAGAAATGATGCGTATGAGGTCTTGGCTAATGTCTTAGCTGATAATCCTTCAGTTGCTTTAGTATATGCCGATCAGTACATCACAAACGTTCCGAATCAGAAATTTAAGGATGTTCAAAGTAAGGAAATTAACGTCGCTCCGGAATTTAACAGGATTCATCAGTTTGAACGGTGTATCGTTGGTTCTCAGCCCATGTGGAGAGCCTCTCTACATTTTGATGATGGCATATGGTTTAATGAAAAGTATGAAGTTTGTGGCGATCATGAATTTGAACTGAACATTTCACAAAAGTACGAACTTCTGCACCATAATGAAATCCTGGGAACCTTTTATAAATGTCCGGAAAAAAAGAATAAGGAATATGAGAACCCGAAACGGACAATGGATGAAGTATATGAAATAACGCTTAACTATATGAAAAAGTATATCAGGACCTTAGACAATAGTGAACTGGATAAACTAATAAGCTATGTGAAAAAATGGATTGAGTCTCCGGTCTATTTCTCAGGAATCTTTAGAAAGATACTTTACCGGGTCAAAAGTAACTACATGCCTTCACTTGAATTTATTTATATTTTGGCTGCTTTGCTGGCTACAGAGCATTCTGGTGATCTTAATAGGGCTAAAAGCTACTGTGAAAAATTTTTAAGGGTGAGAAAATCACCCAGGATATTACATTTGTACAGCAGTCTTCAGATTACTAAAAGTCCAGTTATAAAATAA